Proteins from a single region of Hordeum vulgare subsp. vulgare chromosome 6H, MorexV3_pseudomolecules_assembly, whole genome shotgun sequence:
- the LOC123401291 gene encoding auxin response factor 6-like isoform X2, which produces MNLSPSAGGGCLPDQPASPEVSEEHKCLNSELWHACAGPLVSLPAVGSRVLYFPQGHSEQVSVSTNKEMESQIPNYPNLPAQLICQLHNVTMHADAETDEVYAQMTLQPLSPQELKDPFLPAELGNASKQPTNYFCKTLTASDTSTHGGFSVPRRAAEKVFPPLDFTQQPPAQELMAKDLHGNEWKFRHIFRGQPKRHLLTTGWSVFISAKRLVAGDSVLFIWNDNNQLLLGIRRANRSQTVMPSSVLSSDSMHIGLLAAAAHAASTNSRFTIFYNPRASPSEFVIPLAKYVKAVYHTRISVGMRFRMLFETEESSVRRYMGTITGISDLDPARWPNSHWRSVKVGWDESTAGERQPRVSLWEIEPLTTYPMYSSPFPMRLKRPWPTGLPSLYGGKEDDLTSSLMWLRDGANPGFQSFNFGGLGMSPWMQPRMDNSLLGMQPDMYQAISAASFQNTAKQVSPALLQFQQPQNIAGRSALLSSQILQQVQPQFQEMHHQNINGSAIQGHNQSEYLQQQLQRCQSFNGQKSPPPQQQHQESHHQQQQQQQSQCMQTPQHQQMQEQKQSPDFQSVPNALSVFSQLSSTTQSPPSTLPAVSAFSQQQNFHDRSISSLSPSHVPSMHGTLRPFPSEAGSNLQGVPRTTPVPVSDPWSSKRVAMESVVPCSSHVSSSHTQQLDSAPSNIAQSSSLAPLPGRECLVDQDGSSDHQNHLLFGVNIDSQSLLMQGGIPSLEEDNDCIASLQDDNGSSTIPYSTCNFLSPSQSDFPLNEALTSSGCLDESGYIPFSENSDQVNQPPAAFVKIYRSGTFGRLLDITKFSSYHELRNEVGRLFGLEGQLEERSGWQLVFVDREDDVLLVGDDPWQEFVNSVSCIKILSPQEVQQMGKQGIDLLSSAPARRLGNSCDNYVGRQESRSLSTVIASVGSAEF; this is translated from the exons ATGAATCTCTCGCCGTCGGCCGGCGGCGGTTGCCTGCCGGATCAGCCGGCGTCGCCGGAAG TATCAGAAGAGCACAAGTGCCTAAACTCAGAGTTGTGGCACGCCTGTGCCGGCCCCCTCGTTTCTCTGCCTGCGGTCGGCAGTCGGGTGTTGTATTTTCCTCAAGGTCACAGTGAGCAG GTATCGGTATCAACAAACAAGGAAATGGAGTCGCAGATCCCCAACTATCCGAACCTGCCTGCGCAGCTTATATGCCAACTGCATAATGTGACCATGCAC GCTGATGCAGAGACAGATGAGGTCTATGCACAGATGACGTTACAGCCACTCAGCCCA CAAGAACTCAAGGACCCATTTCTACCTGCTGAATTGGGCAATGCTAGCAAACAACCAacgaattatttttgcaaaacatTAACTGCAAGTGACACCAGTACGCATGGTGGATTCTCTGTTCCCCGCCGAGCAGCGGAGAAGGTGTTTCCTCCGCTG GATTTCACTCAGCAGCCTCCAGCACAGGAGTTGATGGCAAAAGACCTGCATGGCAATGAGTGGAAATTCCGTCATATCTTTCGAG GTCAACCAAAGCGGCATCTTCTGACAACAGGTTGGAGCGTCTTTATAAGTGCAAAGAGACTGGTTGCTGGAGACTCTGTCCTATTTATCTG gaatgacaacaatcagctGCTTCTGGGAATACGTCGAGCAAATAGGTCGCAAACGGTCATGCCATCATCAGTATTGTCTAGTGACAGCATGCATATTGGTCTTCTGGCTGCAGCTGCTCATGCTGCATCTACAAATAGCCGGTTCACCATCTTCTATAATCCAAG AGCAAGCCCTTCAGAGTTCGTCATACCATTGGCTAAGTATGTGAAGGCTGTGTACCATACCCGTATATCTGTGGGCATGCGTTTCCGTATGCTTTTCGAGACAGAAGAATCCAGCGTTAGGCG ATACATGGGAACAATTACAGGAATAAGTGACCTTGATCCTGCTCGTTGGCCGAACTCACACTGGCGTTCTGTTAAG GTTGGATGGGATGAGTCAACTGCTGGAGAGAGGCAACCAAGGGTGTCTCTTTGGGAGATTGAGCCTCTGACGACTTACCCGATGTATTCATCTCCTTTCCCTATGCGTCTGAAGCGGCCTTGGCCAACAGGATTGCCTTCCTTATATG GTGGAAAGGAGGATGACTTGACCTCTTCTCTTATGTGGCTTCGAGATGGAGCAAACCCAGGTTTCCAGTCATTCAATTTTGGTGGACTTGGTATGAGTCCTTGGATGCAGCCAAGGATGGATAATTCCTTACTTGGTATGCAACCTGACATGTACCAAGCAATATCAGCAGCATCTTTTCAGAACACAGCAAAGCAAGTATCGCCGGCACTACTACAGTTCCAGCAGCCTCAGAACATTGCTGGTAGATCTGCTCTTCTATCGAGTCAGATTCTGCAGCAAGTGCAGCCTCAATTTCAGGAGATGCACCACCAAAACATCAATGGCAGTGCAATCCAAGGCCATAATCAGTCCGAGTACCTCCAGCAGCAGCTTCAGCGCTGCCAATCGTTTAATGGGCAGAagtcgccgccgccgcagcagcaGCACCAAGAATCACAccaccaacagcagcagcagcaacagtcacAGTGCATGCAAACACCACAGCATCAACAAATGCAAGAGCAGAAGCAGTCGCCTGACTTTCAGTCTGTACCAAATGCGTTGTCGGTTTTCTCCCAGCTTTCCTCCACCACTCAGTCTCCACCTTCCACACTGCCCGCAGTTTCAGCATTCTCACAGCAGCAAAACTTTCATGACAGAAGTATCAGCTCTCTTTCTCCATCACATGTCCCGTCCATGCATGGCACATTGAGACCATTTCCTTCAGAAGCAGGCTCAAACCTCCAAGGTGTGCCAAGAACCACCCCTGTACCTGTCTCTGACCCATGGTCATCTAAGCGGGTTGCGATGGAGTCTGTGGTCCCTTGTAGCTCTCACGTTAGCTCGTCGCATACACAACAGTTGGATTCAGCGCCTTCTAATATAGCACAAAGCTCTTCGTTAGCACCATTGCCTGGAAGAGAGTGTTTGGTGGATCAAGATGGGAGTTCTGACCATCAGAATCACCTCTTATTTGGTGTTAATATAGACTCTCAGTCACTTTTGATGCAAGGTGGCATTCCAAGCCTTGAGGAGGACAATGATTGCATTGCAAGCCTTCAGGATGACAATGGTTCGAGCACGATTCCATATTCCACCTGCAATTTCCTGAGTCCTTCTCAGAGTGATTTCCCCTTGAATGAAGCACTGACTAGTTCAGGCTGCTTAGATGAATCAGGATACATACCATTTTCGGAAAATTCTGATCAAGTAAATCAACCGCCTGCAGCATTCGTGAAG ATTTACAGATCTGGAACCTTTGGAAGGTTGCTGGACATCACTAAGTTTAGCAGCTACCATGAACTTCGTAACGAAGTAGGGCGCCTATTTGGCCTCGAGGGCCAGTTGGAAGAAAGATCAGGCTggcagcttgtatttgttgatcgAGAGGATGATGTCCTTCTAGTTGGAGATGATCCGTGGCA GGAATTTGTGAACAGTGTATCTTGCATAAAGATACTTTCGCCGCAGGAGGTTCAGCAGATGGGCAAGCAGGGCATCGACCTCCTGAGCTCGGCTCCTGCAAGGAGGCTCGGCAACAGTTGTGATAACTACGTTGGCAGGCAGGAATCGAGAAGCCTGAGCACCGTAATCGCGTCGGTGGGTTCTGCCGAGTTCTGA
- the LOC123401291 gene encoding auxin response factor 6-like isoform X1 — translation MNLSPSAGGGCLPDQPASPEVSEEHKCLNSELWHACAGPLVSLPAVGSRVLYFPQGHSEQVSVSTNKEMESQIPNYPNLPAQLICQLHNVTMHADAETDEVYAQMTLQPLSPQELKDPFLPAELGNASKQPTNYFCKTLTASDTSTHGGFSVPRRAAEKVFPPLDFTQQPPAQELMAKDLHGNEWKFRHIFRGQPKRHLLTTGWSVFISAKRLVAGDSVLFIWNDNNQLLLGIRRANRSQTVMPSSVLSSDSMHIGLLAAAAHAASTNSRFTIFYNPRASPSEFVIPLAKYVKAVYHTRISVGMRFRMLFETEESSVRRYMGTITGISDLDPARWPNSHWRSVKVGWDESTAGERQPRVSLWEIEPLTTYPMYSSPFPMRLKRPWPTGLPSLYGTSGKEDDLTSSLMWLRDGANPGFQSFNFGGLGMSPWMQPRMDNSLLGMQPDMYQAISAASFQNTAKQVSPALLQFQQPQNIAGRSALLSSQILQQVQPQFQEMHHQNINGSAIQGHNQSEYLQQQLQRCQSFNGQKSPPPQQQHQESHHQQQQQQQSQCMQTPQHQQMQEQKQSPDFQSVPNALSVFSQLSSTTQSPPSTLPAVSAFSQQQNFHDRSISSLSPSHVPSMHGTLRPFPSEAGSNLQGVPRTTPVPVSDPWSSKRVAMESVVPCSSHVSSSHTQQLDSAPSNIAQSSSLAPLPGRECLVDQDGSSDHQNHLLFGVNIDSQSLLMQGGIPSLEEDNDCIASLQDDNGSSTIPYSTCNFLSPSQSDFPLNEALTSSGCLDESGYIPFSENSDQVNQPPAAFVKIYRSGTFGRLLDITKFSSYHELRNEVGRLFGLEGQLEERSGWQLVFVDREDDVLLVGDDPWQEFVNSVSCIKILSPQEVQQMGKQGIDLLSSAPARRLGNSCDNYVGRQESRSLSTVIASVGSAEF, via the exons ATGAATCTCTCGCCGTCGGCCGGCGGCGGTTGCCTGCCGGATCAGCCGGCGTCGCCGGAAG TATCAGAAGAGCACAAGTGCCTAAACTCAGAGTTGTGGCACGCCTGTGCCGGCCCCCTCGTTTCTCTGCCTGCGGTCGGCAGTCGGGTGTTGTATTTTCCTCAAGGTCACAGTGAGCAG GTATCGGTATCAACAAACAAGGAAATGGAGTCGCAGATCCCCAACTATCCGAACCTGCCTGCGCAGCTTATATGCCAACTGCATAATGTGACCATGCAC GCTGATGCAGAGACAGATGAGGTCTATGCACAGATGACGTTACAGCCACTCAGCCCA CAAGAACTCAAGGACCCATTTCTACCTGCTGAATTGGGCAATGCTAGCAAACAACCAacgaattatttttgcaaaacatTAACTGCAAGTGACACCAGTACGCATGGTGGATTCTCTGTTCCCCGCCGAGCAGCGGAGAAGGTGTTTCCTCCGCTG GATTTCACTCAGCAGCCTCCAGCACAGGAGTTGATGGCAAAAGACCTGCATGGCAATGAGTGGAAATTCCGTCATATCTTTCGAG GTCAACCAAAGCGGCATCTTCTGACAACAGGTTGGAGCGTCTTTATAAGTGCAAAGAGACTGGTTGCTGGAGACTCTGTCCTATTTATCTG gaatgacaacaatcagctGCTTCTGGGAATACGTCGAGCAAATAGGTCGCAAACGGTCATGCCATCATCAGTATTGTCTAGTGACAGCATGCATATTGGTCTTCTGGCTGCAGCTGCTCATGCTGCATCTACAAATAGCCGGTTCACCATCTTCTATAATCCAAG AGCAAGCCCTTCAGAGTTCGTCATACCATTGGCTAAGTATGTGAAGGCTGTGTACCATACCCGTATATCTGTGGGCATGCGTTTCCGTATGCTTTTCGAGACAGAAGAATCCAGCGTTAGGCG ATACATGGGAACAATTACAGGAATAAGTGACCTTGATCCTGCTCGTTGGCCGAACTCACACTGGCGTTCTGTTAAG GTTGGATGGGATGAGTCAACTGCTGGAGAGAGGCAACCAAGGGTGTCTCTTTGGGAGATTGAGCCTCTGACGACTTACCCGATGTATTCATCTCCTTTCCCTATGCGTCTGAAGCGGCCTTGGCCAACAGGATTGCCTTCCTTATATGGTACAA GTGGAAAGGAGGATGACTTGACCTCTTCTCTTATGTGGCTTCGAGATGGAGCAAACCCAGGTTTCCAGTCATTCAATTTTGGTGGACTTGGTATGAGTCCTTGGATGCAGCCAAGGATGGATAATTCCTTACTTGGTATGCAACCTGACATGTACCAAGCAATATCAGCAGCATCTTTTCAGAACACAGCAAAGCAAGTATCGCCGGCACTACTACAGTTCCAGCAGCCTCAGAACATTGCTGGTAGATCTGCTCTTCTATCGAGTCAGATTCTGCAGCAAGTGCAGCCTCAATTTCAGGAGATGCACCACCAAAACATCAATGGCAGTGCAATCCAAGGCCATAATCAGTCCGAGTACCTCCAGCAGCAGCTTCAGCGCTGCCAATCGTTTAATGGGCAGAagtcgccgccgccgcagcagcaGCACCAAGAATCACAccaccaacagcagcagcagcaacagtcacAGTGCATGCAAACACCACAGCATCAACAAATGCAAGAGCAGAAGCAGTCGCCTGACTTTCAGTCTGTACCAAATGCGTTGTCGGTTTTCTCCCAGCTTTCCTCCACCACTCAGTCTCCACCTTCCACACTGCCCGCAGTTTCAGCATTCTCACAGCAGCAAAACTTTCATGACAGAAGTATCAGCTCTCTTTCTCCATCACATGTCCCGTCCATGCATGGCACATTGAGACCATTTCCTTCAGAAGCAGGCTCAAACCTCCAAGGTGTGCCAAGAACCACCCCTGTACCTGTCTCTGACCCATGGTCATCTAAGCGGGTTGCGATGGAGTCTGTGGTCCCTTGTAGCTCTCACGTTAGCTCGTCGCATACACAACAGTTGGATTCAGCGCCTTCTAATATAGCACAAAGCTCTTCGTTAGCACCATTGCCTGGAAGAGAGTGTTTGGTGGATCAAGATGGGAGTTCTGACCATCAGAATCACCTCTTATTTGGTGTTAATATAGACTCTCAGTCACTTTTGATGCAAGGTGGCATTCCAAGCCTTGAGGAGGACAATGATTGCATTGCAAGCCTTCAGGATGACAATGGTTCGAGCACGATTCCATATTCCACCTGCAATTTCCTGAGTCCTTCTCAGAGTGATTTCCCCTTGAATGAAGCACTGACTAGTTCAGGCTGCTTAGATGAATCAGGATACATACCATTTTCGGAAAATTCTGATCAAGTAAATCAACCGCCTGCAGCATTCGTGAAG ATTTACAGATCTGGAACCTTTGGAAGGTTGCTGGACATCACTAAGTTTAGCAGCTACCATGAACTTCGTAACGAAGTAGGGCGCCTATTTGGCCTCGAGGGCCAGTTGGAAGAAAGATCAGGCTggcagcttgtatttgttgatcgAGAGGATGATGTCCTTCTAGTTGGAGATGATCCGTGGCA GGAATTTGTGAACAGTGTATCTTGCATAAAGATACTTTCGCCGCAGGAGGTTCAGCAGATGGGCAAGCAGGGCATCGACCTCCTGAGCTCGGCTCCTGCAAGGAGGCTCGGCAACAGTTGTGATAACTACGTTGGCAGGCAGGAATCGAGAAGCCTGAGCACCGTAATCGCGTCGGTGGGTTCTGCCGAGTTCTGA